TCTTATGTGAATGTTACGTGTGCACTTGTTTATacacaaatatatttattatatattaatgagagaagaaatatatttaatgaAAGTTCTCCTGTAATACAAATTATaacttaattgaaacactgtaAAATAGTTTAATCTATGCCCTGTACATAGTCCCtttgataattataaatatttaaaaagtgtTGCTTCTAATGTATGTTTAGAAAATATGAAAacacaatatatatatacaaattattaattttacttttatatCCAGTACAGAAGTAATATCATTCCTGTATCCTATTCTCATAATAAAACAAGGAGCGTAGATTCAGAACaccttaattatatatatattttatcattaaTAAACAAGGATCTAAGTTTAGtaaattttagatttttaaCAGTATTTCTTATGCAGTGAATATCaaattataaacaatttttGAGAGGTTTACCTTCATTCTCAAATCAATTTATCTTATCCACTTATTTGCAATAGCACTGTTTACAAATGAACTTATTGCTACTTACGAGTTATCCAATAGAAAACAATGTAGTATAGTtaattattcaatttattttacTAAATTGATACTATTCATATACAAAAAAGAGTGATAAAAAGCTATTAAAGAAgatcaaatttttattatgtTTTCTATTGAATaacttgtaaataaataatttttatcttaatattttattttttaagccATATTTTGAAATCcataaattttgtatatttatatattaattgatttgttgtatacaacattatattgcaatttCTGAAAATGATAAATGTCAATGTTATAAGTTTTTTTTATCAAACTACAGTAttattaaaagaagaaagattaaaagaaaaaaacttAGTTAATTCTTCCCTATGACTGATAATGATATGAATAATAAGATCCTTCTAAATATTTAGTTATGTGTTTGAaacacaatttttaaaaagCAAGTTCTGATTCAACATCACAGTGTGAAAAGCTCGATTAAATATTGCATAAATACAGAAGGATCTTAATAAATTTTAGACTTAAAGATTTAAaataacttttcaaatataACTTTACACATTGAAGGTGGGGAGGAAAATATACTTGCAATAAGTCTTATTGTAACTTATGTATTACGTATTTTTCCAGGTACGTAGTTCTTGTCTATTACAGGTTCTTGCAGAAACATATGTAAACACCGTTCATTCTGTGCTAATGGGTGTCCTGCTATTCTGAAATATCAGGTAAgatttttgtataatttatccaatatttttacatattaaaaataaatggaaTGTATATTTAACTTGGTTAATATGTACTTACTTATTAACAAAAGCTTCTAGACCTTTCCTTCGATCTTCAATAAAATCTTCTTCAAAAATACCATCATCTCCTCGAAAAGGCATCTGACGCTTCCAAGCTTTCCCTGGTAATGGAGGCACTACTATCTGTAAGTTCATTAACATTTTCTATTTACTAATACTGTTGTTTTTCtagtaaaaaataaaacgtattgaTTTTTCTAACTCTATTATGAGATATCAATATTATCATTGGTTTAAAAGAATTTAACTTCtacttttatttgttttacatATACTTTACCAACTGACCTTGCTATCTCTTTCTAGTTCAGTCCTCAGCCATTCAAAATCACTGTATCTTCTTCTTACTGTGGaatcttttactttaaaaactGGTAGATTTGTCTGAAATAAAGAATTATCTTTTATAATTCATTTAttcaatatttcaaatataatacaaaagaaagattgtaatataaaatttatatttaattctatttaaaaGAACAAGAAGATCATAAgatatacataataatattttagaataatttcaatataaattttacaaaaaatttgcTTATGTATATTATTATCCCCTGAATTCTGGAATGCGATTCATATATATTAATCTAAGGCCTATAACTGGCTTCAACAGTATACATATTTTTGTATCTACCCAATTTTATCATTAACAGTAAGATAGCAGACACAGCCCATGATAGATTTGGTTAATGTCCACAATAAAATTAGCAGTCCTAATAACGCCATCACTAGCATTACTTTCgtattaaaaaacaaaattaatgtgaaaaaaaatattgaaaatataaaaattttttaataatctttcataaattattaaacAGGGCTTAACAATACCGTGACTGTATATACATAAGTATTAACCGCAATACGAAATTTTTTTTCACAGAAAATATCATTAATTGcagaaaaaatttattaatttattgaattgacgagtaaatagaaattaaacaaattttatacTTGGAGAAATACAaagtttatatatttaaatacgaTATCTTATACATCGAAACTGCAAAAGAGAACCTGACATCAGAATGAAAAAAATGCTCAGTTACGTTCATTAACTGGCAAAGaatgaaattatgaaataaaacaataaggGCCTATCACTCACCCTCATGCGAACTTCATAATCGGTATACCGTTTCTTGCCGACGCCGTGTGTGATTGGATTAATCACGTCAATTTCGAGAAAATTTGCAGGCGCTGCATAAGCGTCATCCAGTGTttgttttttaacatttaaacgACGTGTAGCGTCCACTGTCGTATCCGCCATACCTTTTTCAACAGTAAATTAATTAAACCGCTTAAAGACCACCTAAGAAACACAAATCCGATACAGTGAATAACGAAACTTCGTCAAATGACAGCGGTGAGAAACTTGACACAATTTGTTCTCATGTGTTATATCTGTGATCATGGCACGAAGAAATGGACGTAGAGAGGAAACCCACGAACTAAACTCACAGTTAGTAATGAGTTGTCAAATACGACCGTAGTTTTCAACTGTGGCGAAAAATTCGACCTTTAAACAGGAGTCAATACCCTGATACTCCTGAAAAATCTTGGAAATCTTTGAAATCTCGAAGGTCTTTTAAGTCTTGAAAGTCTTGGTTACTTTAATAAATCTTGAAAGCTTAACACGTAGTCAATATTTTACAAGTATTTTAGATATTACATTAGATATTAAACAAAATCTAAAATGTCTGAGGTATCGGAAATGTATTCCAATGCAATTTTCAAGACTTTCAAGACTTACAAGATTTCCAAGGCTTACGAGACTTTCAAGAGTTATTCCTATTCAAAGAATCCTATTCGAAGTGATTCAAAATTTTGACGGTCTTGAAAAATATCGAATCGTTCTGAAATTAATTGTGAGATTCGAATACCAATCACTACTTGCAGCTACATCATCTATTAAATAACATTATTAAAGGTTAACGTTTCTGTTGTGTTTGTATTCAAAGATATTAGATTGTTCTTGTCAAGGccaacaattttttaaacgacGAAAGCATATACTTATGTACTTTCATTCAttcaaacttgtttaaataaatttattaataaactcAAATCTGACGTTTTTGATAAGTTTTGAATATCGAGTGAATTAAACTAAAAAAGGTTTAATATTGTGTCATTGAAAAAAGAATGTTTTATTAACAAATTCTGAATGTTTCTTCttaattttctttaatatcCAACTAAAAGCAGTATTTGTTTGAATGTTCTATTATTTTctagaaatttatataaaaagctACGAATTTTTCGAATAGCctaataattaaacaattgagATGGTAAATAATGTGTGctagaagagaaaaagaaggataTAAACGTATTGAATTAGTTAAATTAAAGACTACATTGATacctttatattttttaatcagaACAAAAGTGGCTCTTAGAAATTTTGgttctatgtattttatatgATAGCTCTAACAAGTgaaatgtattattttatcaCTTATACAGTTAGtatagaatttataaaattgaaattaaaattttctaaactaatcaacttttattttatttagtatttcttttatagaAAATAGGAAAAACGCATCGATTGGTCTATAAGTAAATATACTTAAATATACTATAGTTCGGTTTAAAGAGATAAAAATGActttaatatttgaaatatcttCACTTCCGGGTTAGCAAAATGTACCACATGATGCATGATTCAAAACTATTTAATCTTGTGATATTTTTATCTGTTACTGTTTACAAAGCATGACTTCATCCAGTAACAAGAAATGCTATAGCATACATGACaatttttataacaaatatggCATCAATTAAAGCATATTTAATCCAGTAAGAACTAAGTAGGAAGATAATTCGTAGAAGTTGCATAAACGTAGTATTATTGGAAAACGCAAATAAAGTAACTTGTTTTGTCAAGGTAAAAGAATACATTGGAATACATGGGAAGAAATAGTAattgaaagaaatattattcCAATTCCTTGGGATTCTTCTTTAATATAATGTTAAAACATAAAATTGGCTAATATAAATTAACTGAAGAATGTTACAAATAAAATGTTGCGTCACTGCAACGTTGTTTCTTAACGGATTAATGGATACTAAAACACGGTAAGAGAGTTTTTAAAGTAACGGTCTTTATTGTATAAAACAAACTTATCATTTTCAACACAGTTACATATGTGTCATACCTAACAAACTTTTTTCTCAGGTAATAATATAACATGTTGATATTTTACGATGTATAAGTAATCGATGAGGACGAGTTACTTCACACTATGAGATGTGAGACGTTTGCAGTGTATGCAGCGGGCGATAATCTGATATCGTCTGAACGTGGTATAGGTCGTTGACGGATGTCACTGTCCCCTGGCCATGCCCGACCAGGACTTCGCGGAGATATGTTCGATCTAGCTACCGTATCGACTGCTAAACTTACGGTCGTAGGATCGTTAAGGCCGTTACTTTGAATCCTTCGCTGAGCGGCTATCGAAGCTCGTAGAGTCTTTCGTTTCTGCATTTTAAAAatcgaaagaatagaaattagaCAAATATATTAGGGGTATTGGAAAAAAGCTGCATTCGTTTTATTGTTTTGGCTAATTCTACTGAATTTGTATCGCAATACAAGTAGTAGTACTTCGTTAATTAGTCATCGctatttttatctttattcTCTCCTAGAATTAAATTGCTAGTAGAATGAGTTtttggcgttacgttatataaAAGGAACAAATGAGTTATATAACTGTTAATAGAGAAGAAAAATACTAGGAATTTTCTGGAATTATATTTCCCTCGATAATTGAGCTGATAAGGTTTCATGACCAGTTAGCGAAGCACTACTCTATGAATTGTATTTGAGATTAACTATAACGATTAGAATGCGGACTTTTATGCGTGTAAGAGAAATTTAAAGGTGCGAAAATGCACACGATGCATTTGAAGATAACACAAGTCCAAGATAGAATACTTTTTCTAATATTTGATAAGAAATACAAATTTCGGCTCAGGTTCCCCTTCTTTAATTGTGCTCATAAGAATAtggatttgcataaatattcgcagtctaatgatgatattttgcatatatatatagcttAACCTTTCTGCAACAGGACCATAAGAACTAGAACTCCACTTTTCTTATACACACTTTTGCAAGAAAGagttaaaataaaatgtaaaagggGAAAAGTGTAAAATGCTAACTGTATAAATATTTGATGCATCATAAAAGCAGcaattataatgtcaaatacGATGAAGTACTTTTCACTATTTTTTTCTAAAATGCAAAATTGAATTTTACTGCCTTAACATTAAGTTAGCCTGTTTATATCTAAAGCTTGCAAAGCGTGTGAATCATTGTGCTTTAATCTAATATGTTTGTGTTCGTTTGACGATCATGTTCTTTTAGGTATCGTTACTGAAGTCTGTTAGAATTCCTGCGTTGCTCCCCTATTTTGTCCTGGCTGCTTGCGATTTACTGACAAACACAAAATTCTGAGGAATGGAGAACAAAAGACATCGAACGAAAGAAGTTCGATTCCAGTCCAAAATCTATGATCAAACTTATCCTTTACCTCGATCGCACCTCTCCATTTATCAGCCGCGTGTCTCGCCAGTTCCATCTTTTTCTGCTTGCGAATCTGATGTTTTTTGTACGCTACTTCAATGATGATAAGTCCAATACCACCTATGATTCCAACACCGACCACTATGAAGACTCCAGCCATATTTTTTAAGCCTAAAGTATTCGGAGCTTTCTCAAGCTGCTCGCATTGCTGTACGTTACTTCGAAGAATCCAATGGTTGTCAAGGCTTTCCATAAAGCCACCTAATAGTGTAATAAGTATTTACTAACAATTATTGGCAACTTgatgtttatttttatattacagtACGTTAATTTATCCAATAATTCTAATTATTCTTTtaatgatttttattaattttgaatatATGCTTATATGTGATATATGATAATTATCTTCATTAttagtttttaattatttcagatAATGATTTTTATTGACTTACTTTCGTGGAAATCCAAGATAGCAAGAGTAACAGCGTCTGCCCATAAGGAACCTTTTTGCAAACCAATGCCATAACCGGAGCGGCCAAATAACTCTCCAGCAGTTACCAATTCGCAGTCCTGAGCAGCCTCGAATTCTAATCGAGAACTATCCCAGATAAAAGCCATGAGTTTCCTACAAATACAATAATATCCTTAAAATCGCCAATTCTTGAACTTCAAACTTTTATGATAATCCAAATCTTATTCTTTATCTATTTTTTTTACCCAATTTTTATATCTCTGATAGCTTCTTCAGCAGTGTCGTAATTGTTCGCTTCCATTGTACGATACATATTGGATAATTCGACCTGTCGACGGAAGTACATGTCCACAGCTGAGCCCTTCACCGTGGCGCACGTAAGGTTCTCCATGGTGTTTCTAAGCTGCAAGTATATTCATGATGTTGTACAGGTAGTGTAACGTCTTCGTTACTTTGACTAAAATCAATATGTACGCTGTAGCAAAGGTAACAATAGAAGTAATCGATATATTACATATACGTTTGTATACGTATGTAGAGTGATCCAAAATTAATACAATGGAAAATTAAagatgtaaatatttatttaaataattagaatCATTGTAAATCATTGTTACTGCAACAGATTGTAAAATGtttttagtatttttatatTCCATATCTTTGATATgcatataatatgatatatatttatgtaatataaattGCTGCAATAacaatttgttgtaaattttaAGGTAATACTTAAGatataaaaaacaatattatttttataatttattaatttcattcttactcGAGCATCGTTGATGCCAGTTAATTTAGTTTTCGGCCGTTCCAACACGAGGAAAGCAGCCAAGTTGGCAGTGTAAGAAGCAACAATAATCATTGCAAATCCTGCCCACACCATACCCAACACTCGAGCAGAAAAACTCCGTGGAGTACCTGCAAAATAATTATGTTTAtccataatatttataaaattcaggTAAAATCCTCATTTATAGAGATGAAACTATTTTTACGCGGCTCCATTTTCATCCATGAGCAATCAATTTAATTACACTTCAATTGACAAAAGAATGTTATAAGGCttactataaatattttaaagttcaatgttaataatgaTTGATGTCaacgtatttttttaaataataatttttatagaatttaattttttatgcgTCTGAATGAAGGGTCTTTTTATTGTCttatgagaaaataatataattaaaatcaaACCTTCCCCGATTCCACTGTTGAGAAGTACTCCCCAGGCGAACCAGACGGCGCTGGACAGATTCAGGGCGTCCTCTTCGGTACCGTCAGTGTTTGCTAGCTTGAACCTCCCGAAAGGTGAGAACCGGTCGAGGAGGTACAAAACTAGAGCCACTACGTGTACCGACACCATCACCAGTATCCATAGAGTGTTGCTGAATGGTTGCAGAAACGACACAAGGGTTGATGATCTTGATGGCTAAACcaaaaattctttttataattttatattttcttaattaatagTTTCAATTACTATTAactaattattaattatgaactacgatttattttaaatattctttaattattatgatataattatAGTTTTAAATTGATCTTTAACCATTTTAAAATATATGACtacttaattattaataaatatttctagaTTATCAGTTATTGTACCTTTTTTTCAAGAATAGTGATGCCTTGATACTTAAACGGCTTGCTGAACTCGATAAATTCGGCGCGTTCCGGATTAATCGTTAAAGGAGCGACGATCATATCTGCCCTTTCATTCACCAATTCTCCGATAAGTCCTGTCCATTCTTTCTTTCCTCCAACTGAAACAAGGAATTTGTAAATTAAATACTAGTATCTGTTTCATAGTCACGTATGTTCTCATCGAAACGAGGTCTTACATCTACAACTGTTCTACCATGCTTCTACTTGTCGCACCTGAATTGTACTTGATCACATAGCTGCCAAATTGTCCATCGGGTGACAGGGCCAAACTATAGGTGAAATTAATGGTCTTTGATAATTCTTTCAACAAATCCATGCAGTATCCTTTGCAACAATATGTTTTCGTAGCTGTAAATGTTTGAAGATCTATTGTACATAATGTATAAGATATGCTATATCTTGTGATATTTAGTAAATTCTTACTTTCATGATCTGTGACGTTAAAATGAGGGCATGGAATCTCTTCTGGAAGACATGGTTCACCGGATGCGATCTCGCGAACGTAAACAAATGGCTTTTCTTCGATAGTAAGTACTTTCAAGTGCGTAGGAATCATAAAACCTTCGGGTTTAGTTTGCAGTCGGCCAGGCCACGTTATGTTGGACTCGTTGACACTTAATGTCATTTTGGTACCATTCTATGGATAACATGAATATCAATACTAGAGAAGtaaaaaaatatcttcaaacaattattcttttatagaaaatatttaatattataataatatttaaattttgatataatatcagattaagtaaaatattaaatttattgtaaGATACTATATATAAGGatactataaaaaaaaatattatatttaaagagTATATTCAAGTTATTTTAATAAGATAACTATCTATActttttcaattaattatttaagGAAAACTTTTGAAGAAGGTAAATAGATTTAAGCTAAAGAGTTTTAACATCTTCTGCTTTGTTGTAAATATTTGAGGATTCTTCtgcatttttaatatataattctatttattttttaatctcaCTTACAGTTGGATAAAAATACTGTCCAACGGAAACCCTTTTGCCATTCTCCTGGATATTAATGATGTCATATTCAGCATAAATACGGTCCCCATTATCATCGAACGCTACTTTGCCAGTCTTACCATCTGATAGTACCTCTTTGAGGATGAATCTAAAACACAGTGGAACTCATAACAGCAAGATACCATTTGATCTATATCAATAAAAACATAATAGAAGTAAACAGTACTCGAAGAGGCTTTTGCCGGTTTCCCATATCGAGCCAGAATCTCCGCAATCCTTTGGCGCCTCCGTGATTACTTTCGACTTGTTCATTTCTCGTAAGGCGGATACAAGCACTATCCTGAAATGTATATTCTGTTAGATTGCAAAATTATGATCTATCATACAtcagaaaaattggaaaattcaaAATAGTAAAATTTAAGGTATAAATTCTTCTTGATCGAACAATGTCCAAATGGTAGATGTATCAATAGTCTGAGACTACTATTTTTATCAAAACCACCTATTACCCCGTGGAATGTTCATTAACTACTAGTTATATTTATCTGAAATGGATAATAGGTTGTTTcacggagagagagagagagagagagagagagacagacagagaaagagagagagagagagagagagagagagagaaagagagagagagagagagagagggagacaGGGCAACGTTACTCGTACACACATATCCTAAACGTTCAAAGCGCATTCAGCGTTTCGCTGAACGATACGGAATATCCATTGGACAGATTGGAAGGTGTGCTAAGAGAGTATGTGATCCAGTGATCTGAAATCAGTTGTACATTGCCGTGAAATCAGGATGCGTGTTTCCTGTGTGTTGCATGCAATTGTACAATTCTACATCAGAAAAAGTTTGAATGAAGAGATGTGAGAAAGACATttgtttttgtttctttctgtTTTCTTGCGAAGTATCGTAAAGATGTCCATTCGATTACTCTAATTGTAAGTCTTCTCATGCGTAGGTATCGTGTGTCcttttgttctcatttttttttttttttttgtttaggCCTTTTCAGTAGTAAGACACGAAACTACGGACGCAACATACATGCGTAGATGTCTATACGTGATTAGAAAGGAACTGACAGGCTATCGTCGATGTGAGACTTCTCTTTCTCCGCGTTAATTAATTTCAAGCCGAGAAGACCTTCCGGTGCGTTAGGCGCATCTAAGGCTTGTTCCGTCACGATCCAAACATATCCTGCACCAGTCATATTCAATGCTGCTGCGTCTTGAAAAATCACGCTTGCGTCTGTCTTTCTGTTGAAGAGTAAAAAGAATTTCATTCGATCatttattcattattattatttagtatttaTTGCTCTTAACAAATAGGATAGAAGTTTAACATCTTTGTTGATAGAGCTTTGTGCGAGCTTTATATCATTTATATAATAGTGATCTgtatattacaattattttaaataatttgaaaagttTATTGCTATACAGATTGATATAAAGCATATTTTAACAGAAGTAATTGGTACTTACGAAGTGTACAAAAGACAAACTCTAGCTTGTGCATTTTTCATCTCCATTAACTGTTCCGTGAAGCTATCTAAACCAGGTTCAAATTCGATCACAGACTCTACCTGTTTTAAATCCATTACAATTCAATTAGAAACTAACGAACTAATTACATTATTGTCATAAAATtgtgttatatataattatacgaCGTTGTTTTCATAGAATTATTTCTAATAGGTCTCTCAAACAAGATTAGAAAACTTCATTAGATATACCTGAACTTTAATTTCAACATCATCTTCCAAATTCTGGGAAGTCGTCTGAAATCTTCCAAGCAATGCTCGACCATCTGTATCTGAACTATGGATGAAGATCACTTTCTTATAGCTAAAGTGTTGCAGTAGTTCAACCCACACGTCTGCTTGATGTGAATATGGTGGTACTGTCCTTAGGAAAGAGACGTGAATATTCTGAAAGAATACTATACCTCAGATAAATCTTGCTATTTTATATCATTACACAATATTTTCTAGAACGTACATCACACGTATGCTATACAGATATTTAACGTAACATGTAATACGGATAATGTGACAATGACGTAGTAAGTATTACAGACAATCTTATTTGTACAAATCCTTTGACGGACTGCAATTTAACGTGTTCACTGTTGATCGTATTTTCATAATCCATGCCACGCCCCAATAAATGTAAAAAGATTCTATTTCTATAATACGAAATTATAAGCATATACATGTCTCGtgtgaattattatatttaacgaatattatatagtaatattgaatattaaacGTATTGTACAAATTACAATACTCGATACTCGCCAAATATAATAATTCATACGCTAGCACAATGATATAGTATTGAATATTATGTTGTacgaattattatttttttcaaaatttcgttacatttaattttttttctatATGCCAGTCGATGTcatacaaatattataatttataagagtACATGACGAAATCGAATTTGCAATATACGGGGTGAATGTGTTAAATGTGCTTTATGatatttgttataataaattagaaattaaatattaattaacgtcgtagataatttatatttatagttagTTACTCTTAATAACCAGAacaattaatattacattttataaaagaaaatgtGTGTAAATTTTTTACTGCTTTAGAAAACCTCAATAATTGTAATCAATAATGTGTAGAGTAGAGATCTTCGTTATATTTGCTAATGCACTCACTTTGTCAGAGAATGCTGAATCTCTTGAAGATATACCTATAACGGGTATATGATAAAAGCCACTTGTGTAAGAAACAGCGGCTGGTGACAGATCCCCTGTAAGGGGATGAGAAACTACCACCGCGTACACTTGTTCCGCTATCAAAGAGTTACATACGCTCAAAGCCGTCTTAATTGGATTGGAGTCCATTTCAATTACCGTGTGCTTATAAGTCACTCCCTTATTGACATATTGCGAGTTGAAGTTCAAAGTCTGGAAACCGGGGCAAATATGGAATTAATTATGACTAAATACTTCCTTGGAAAATACAACGAATAAGCATCTACAATTATCCTCTGACTAACTATTCGATGTTTTGTTATATAGAACagttaaatttcaatttattgtATACTCGAATTGAACTTCTTTGCATTATAGAGACggaattgaatttaaaaattaagataatttaattaaattaaactagaatttaataaattcttaaaatgaaGCGAATTAAGTTTCAGACATAACTAACGTAACTTAAATAAGAAGTTAACTAATAAGAAGgttttataaaaaaagattAAATTATAGGAAGGTTTTCATTGAATATTACTTACGTTTAGAGTTCGTTTGAAATACTCTTTGCTGTCATTATTGGAGAAAACGCCGCCGATCATAAAGAAGGTGGGATTGTTGAATTGGCTCGCGACGAGTCCATTGTGCACTTCATCGTTCAAAACAATTAGGGAAATGAACAATGCGACACCCTCGTATTTCATTATTAGAAAGTTCGAtctaggaaaaaaaaaaaaaataaatttcaaaacggATTTCATCgaataactaaaatataaataggggtaatatacaataaagaattatacacacatacataatGAACCATAAAAATTGTGGcagtttttaataattataatcataGTGGGAAATCTACGATTAATTATATTAACATATCACAagaaatttaacgttatagcgtaaataATTTGCAAGAacataaatttcaattacatgtTATTCTTCTGAAGCAGTTTATCTCCAAAGACATTTTCTCAAAAATGAAATCTGAACGTACCGGATCAGTCTACAGTCGTTGATCGTTCACGTAATATTCAGGGATGTACGGATTGGCTGGTGATTCATTTAAAAACCGTTCACGCCCTTATCTGACAATGAGTGCACCATGAACAGACCCAGTGTTAACGTCGAGCGCGAAGGTGGATCTGAAAGACAGAAGTCGGAGATTCATTGATCCGTTTGGATGCTGCGCACAGACTTCGTCCCCACTATTGCAATATTAGGATGTTTTCCTATTTTCCAGGCAACCTTGCAATTTCTTTCTGATCATTCCAATAATCTACCCTTCCATACTCGTTTCAAACTCCTTATTTCTTCCTTATTCTCAGGATTATTTAGATCCCGACCAAACGTGCATTTAATCTCCCAATACAACCAAAGTACAGTAGAATTTCACTtatcaaaatgaaattttagttagCGAAACTAACTCAAATTTTGCTGGTCGAATTCATTTATCTAAGTTGATCTGAGTTCTATTTTTGCAAACGAGAAATGATAAATAGTGGGAGAAATCGATCAATTCTTATTATACAGTGGTGTGCAAAAGTTTCTGGGCAGatagtatttctttttatatattctaaatatttttaatattttaaagaatattttaaagaacagcttaaagatattttaaataattttaactaATATCGCGTAACTATACAACAGTTTATTGTCTTTCTTACTTGGCATGTTTCGTAACCAACGTTAGTTCATGTTCTTTTAGATATCGCTTTTAGGAATATAAAGCAAACGATCTATCTAGCCAAATTGCTTATTATCAAAACAATTAAGAACATCctataaacatataaaata
Above is a window of Bombus affinis isolate iyBomAffi1 chromosome 5, iyBomAffi1.2, whole genome shotgun sequence DNA encoding:
- the LOC126916114 gene encoding glutamate [NMDA] receptor subunit 1 isoform X3 — translated: MKYEGVALFISLIVLNDEVHNGLVASQFNNPTFFMIGGVFSNNDSKEYFKRTLNTLNFNSQYVNKGVTYKHTVIEMDSNPIKTALSVCNSLIAEQVYAVVVSHPLTGDLSPAAVSYTSGFYHIPVIGISSRDSAFSDKNIHVSFLRTVPPYSHQADVWVELLQHFSYKKVIFIHSSDTDGRALLGRFQTTSQNLEDDVEIKVQVESVIEFEPGLDSFTEQLMEMKNAQARVCLLYTSKTDASVIFQDAAALNMTGAGYVWIVTEQALDAPNAPEGLLGLKLINAEKEKSHIDDSLIVLVSALREMNKSKVITEAPKDCGDSGSIWETGKSLFEFILKEVLSDGKTGKVAFDDNGDRIYAEYDIINIQENGKRVSVGQYFYPTNGTKMTLSVNESNITWPGRLQTKPEGFMIPTHLKVLTIEEKPFVYVREIASGEPCLPEEIPCPHFNVTDHENLQTFTATKTYCCKGYCMDLLKELSKTINFTYSLALSPDGQFGSYVIKYNSVGGKKEWTGLIGELVNERADMIVAPLTINPERAEFIEFSKPFKYQGITILEKKPSRSSTLVSFLQPFSNTLWILVMVSVHVVALVLYLLDRFSPFGRFKLANTDGTEEDALNLSSAVWFAWGVLLNSGIGEGTPRSFSARVLGMVWAGFAMIIVASYTANLAAFLVLERPKTKLTGINDARLRNTMENLTCATVKGSAVDMYFRRQVELSNMYRTMEANNYDTAEEAIRDIKIGKLMAFIWDSSRLEFEAAQDCELVTAGELFGRSGYGIGLQKGSLWADAVTLAILDFHESGFMESLDNHWILRSNVQQCEQLEKAPNTLGLKNMAGVFIVVGVGIIGGIGLIIIEVAYKKHQIRKQKKMELARHAADKWRGAIENFVFVSKSQAARTK